One genomic region from Diabrotica undecimpunctata isolate CICGRU chromosome 9, icDiaUnde3, whole genome shotgun sequence encodes:
- the LOC140450080 gene encoding uncharacterized protein: MKPKTLTLLVVFCNIVYIQCSPYHLLALDDDDGEDEFNDVNHFDHNLPLEGFLDDTVDDLRNPVALRSSGIGGIIAGLGQMANGVVDVLGKGALSIIGTGRDPPTIVIHQPQPPPIVVPPYNIIPQQVPIPVPVPCCS, from the coding sequence GTAGTCTTCTGTAATATCGTTTACATCCAATGCTCTCCTTATCATCTTTTAGCCCTTGACGATGATGATGGGGAAGATGAATTTAACGATGTGAACCACTTCGATCACAACCTTCCACTTGAAGGTTTTTTGGACGATACCGTAGATGATTTGAGAAATCCAGTTGCCCTGAGATCCAGCGGTATTGGAGGAATTATAGCTGGTTTGGGACAAATGGCCAATGGCGTAGTTGATGTTTTAGGTAAAGGGGCATTGTCTATTATTGGTACCGGTCGTGATCCTCCAACAATCGTTATACATCAACCTCAACCGCCTCCCATAGTGGTGCCACCATATAATATTATACCGCAACAAGTACCAATACCAGTACCAGTACCATGTTGTTCGTAA